The Coffea arabica cultivar ET-39 chromosome 3c, Coffea Arabica ET-39 HiFi, whole genome shotgun sequence genome contains a region encoding:
- the LOC113735111 gene encoding receptor kinase-like protein Xa21 — MGLTLPNLKLLAAAENNFSGNFPTSITNASGLEILDLSQNKVAGQVPANLGDLTNLQLLNLAVNFFGNNSTGDLDFIASVTNCSNLRILSLSYNNFGGNIPRVVANLSNQLTALYLGGNQLSGTIPEGFGHLVKLYILALEENSLSGLIPRDFGKLQNLQLLSLHYNELSGQIISTLCNATALYYLELSFNQFEGDNIFDNVLMNCQNLQYLNISQNNFTGIISPHFLQTHSSLMYIKIGENSFSGSLPPEVGKLIHLVDFNVSHNQLVGDIPISLADCSDLANLFMQANFFQGTIPPNLASLKSIQQLDLSSNNLTGPIPRELEKLQFLSYLNLSYNDIEGEIPNTGVFRNASQISLTGNNKLCGGIPELEFPPCPVIKGKNRGKLKVIILLSIVLPATLLVLGALLLYFLVYHKGERRMVAGFSSMPPRIDELLRLSYHELVHATSGFSPENLIGSGNFGAVYKGRLEKHGNKLVAVKVLDLQKNGASKSFKAECKALRNIRHRNLVSIVSYCSSIDSKGDECKALIYEFMENGNLDLWLHPSETTDQATSSRSLNLLQKLNIAIDVASALQYLHDHCEAEIVHCDLKPSNILLDNDLVAHVGDFGLARLLPKPVNTSSEQRTSSTIAIKGSIGYAAPEYGMGHAASTQGDVYSYGILLLEMITGRRPTDDIFVGDLDLHNYVNGALHERVPEIVDPLLLSEGRDENNRITHGEKTINGGREIDCIISLLKIGLKCSARLPNDRMHMNEVVRRLHLIKDVFLGVRVHQENVEA; from the exons ATGGGTCTCACCCTACCAAATCTGAAACTATTAGCTGCTGCGGAAAACAATTTCTCTGGAAACTTTCCCACTTCAATCACCAATGCTTCTGGGCTTGAGATACTTGATCTTTCCCAGAATAAAGTTGCAGGGCAAGTTCCAGCTAATTTAGGAGATCTGACAAATCTTCAATTATTAAATCTTGCTGTTAATTTCTTTGGGAATAATTCTACCGGAGACTTGGACTTCATTGCATCAGTGACCAACTGCAGCAATCTAAGAATTCTTTCCTTGAGTTACAATAATTTTGGAGGCAATATACCTAGAGTCGTGGCCAATCTCTCAAATCAACTCACTGCATTGTACTTGGGAGGAAATCAACTGTCAGGAACTATTCCAGAAGGGTTTGGACATCTTGTCAAATTATATATCCTTGCCCTTGAAGAAAACTCACTTTCTGGGCTCATTCCAAGAGATTTTGGCAAATTACAAAATTTGCAACTTCTGAGTCTGCACTATAATGAGTTGTCAGGGCAAATAATCTCTACCCTATGTAACGCCACAGCTCTATACTACCTGGAATTATCATTTAACCAGTTTGAAGGGGATAATATATTTGACAATGTTCTTATGAACTGTCAAAATTTGCAATATCTGAATATATCTCAAAACAACTTTACTGGAATTATATCACCACATTTTCTGCAGACGCACTCATCACTGATGTACATCAAAATAGGTGAAAATTCGTTTAGTGGTTCTCTGCCTCCTGAAGTTGGAAAGCTTATACATTTGGTGGATTTCAATGTTTCCCACAACCAACTTGTTGGAGACATACCCATATCACTTGCTGATTGTTCAGATCTGGCGAATCTTTTTATGCAAGCCAATTTTTTCCAAGGAACAATTCCACCAAATTTGGCTTCTTTGAAGAGCATCCAGCAATTAGacctttcaagtaataacttgACTGGTCCAATACCCAGAGAACTTGAGAAGCTTCAGTTTTTGAGCTACTTAAATCTTTCCTACAATGACATTGAGGGTGAGATACCAAACACAGGGGTTTTCAGGAATGCAAGTCAAATATCATTGACTGGCAACAACAAACTCTGTGGAGGCATTCCAGAATTGGAGTTCCCACCTTGCCCAGTGATTAAGgggaaaaacagaggaaagcTGAAGGTTATCATATTGCTGTCCATTGTTTTACCAGCAACGCTTCTGGTTCTCGGTGCATTGTTGTTATATTTCTTGGTATATCATAAAGGAGAAAGAAGAATGGTGGCAGGATTCTCTAGCATGCCCCCAAGAATCGATGAGCTCTTACGGCTTTCTTACCATGAACTTGTTCATGCAACTTCTGGATTTTCTCCAGAAAACTTAATTGGTTCCGGAAATTTTGGAGCTGTCTACAAAGGAAGGCTAGAAAAACATGGCAACAAGCTTGTAGCAGTCAAAGTTCTTGATCTTCAAAAGAATGGGGCTTCCAAAAGTTTTAAGGCCGAGTGCAAAGCATTGAGAAATATTCGCCATAGAAACCTCGTTTCTATCGTGAGTTATTGCTCCAGTATTGATTCCAAGGGTGATGAATGCAAAGCTCTAATCTATGAGTTCATGGAAAATGGAAATCTGGACCTGTGGCTGCATCCTTCAGAGACAACTGATCAGGCAACAAGCTCAAGAAGTCTTAATCTTCTTCAGAAGCTAAATATTGCAATTGATGTGGCTTCAGCATTGCAATATCTTCACGACCACTGCGAAGCTGAGATTGTTCACTGTGATCTAAAACCAAGTAACATTCTTCTTGACAATGATCTTGTTGCTCATGTGGGTGATTTTGGATTGGCAAGGCTTCTCCCAAAACCCGTCAACACTTCTTCCGAGCAAAGAACCAGCAGTACTATTGCCATAAAAGGATCAATCGGTTATGCAGCTCCAG AGTATGGAATGGGTCATGCAGCATCAACTCAAGGGGATGTCTACAGCTACGGCATTCTTTTGCTAGAAATGATTACAGGAAGGAGGCCAACAGATGATATATTCGTGGGTGACCTTGATCTGCATAACTACGTTAATGGGGCTTTGCATGAACGAGTTCCTGAGATCGTGGACCCGTTGCTTCTTTCTGAAGGAAGAGATGAAAACAATCGAATTACTCATGGAGAGAAAACTATTAATGGTGGAAGAGAGATTGATTGCATTATTTCCCTGCTGAAAATTGGACTCAAGTGCTCTGCAAGATTACCAAATGATAGGATGCATATGAATGAAGTTGTCAGAAGATTACATCTCATTAAAGATGTTTTCCTTGGTGTCAGGGTACATCAAGAAAATGTTGAAGCTTAA
- the LOC113735686 gene encoding probable LRR receptor-like serine/threonine-protein kinase At3g47570 gives MGLPKVLKPECKTLRNIRHRNIVSIMSYCTSIDSKGDKFKALVYEFMENGNLDLWLHPAETTDQATDQATSSRSLNLLQMLNIAIDVASALQYLHNHCEAEIVHCDVKPSNILLDNDLVAHVGDFGLARLLPKPINISSEQGTSSTIAIKGTIEYGMGVAASTLGDVYSYGILLLEMVTRKRPTDDMFMDEVNLHNYVNRALPGQVYEIVDPLLLSKAEMKTKE, from the exons ATGGGGCTTCCAAAAGTTTTAAAGCCAGAGTGCAAAACATTGAGAAATATTCGCCATAGAAACATCGTCTCTATCATGAGTTATTGCACCAGTATTGATTCCAAGGGTGATAAATTCAAAGCTCTAGTCTATGAGTTTATGGAAAATGGAAATCTGGACTTGTGGCTGCATCCTGCAGAGACAACTGATCAGGCAACTGATCAGGCAACAAGCTCAAGAAGCCTTAATCTTCTTCAGATGCTAAATATTGCAATTGATGTGGCTTCAGCATTGCAGTATCTTCACAACCACTGCGAAGCAGAGATTGTTCATTGTGATGTAAAACCTAGTAACATTCTTCTTGACAATGATCTTGTTGCACATGTGGGTGATTTTGGATTGGCAAGGCTTCTCCCAAAACCCATCAACATATCTTCCGAGCAGGGAACCAGCAGTACTATTGCTATTAAAGGAACAATCG aGTACGGAATGGGTGTTGCGGCATCAACTTTGGGAGATGTCTACAGCTATGGAATTCTTTTGCTAGAGATGGTCACAAGGAAGAGGCCAACAGATGATATGTTCATGGATGAGGTTAATCTGCACAATTATGTTAATAGAGCCTTGCCTGGACAAGTTTATGAGATCGTGGACCCCTTGCTTCTTTCTAAAGCAGagatgaaaacaaaagaatga
- the LOC140037847 gene encoding uncharacterized protein — translation MWIKADDCENVIRQSWESTSADNACVNLLKKTDECRMGLLQWSKSKFGNVGFAADDLRKKIAKLQQGTLSDAVKSQIGTLTSQLEDILDRENTTWKQRSKTHWYREGDRNTTFFHAQASKRRKQNQINGLFNDAGQWCNSHDDLENIILDHFGAIFPVQSHLLR, via the coding sequence ATGTGGATAAAGGCGGATGATTGTGAAAACGTAATTCGACAATCCTGGGAAAGTACATCTGCGGATAATGCTTGTGTTAACTTGTTAAAGAAAACTGATGAATGTCGAATGGGTCTTTTACAATGGagcaaatcaaaatttggtaatgTTGGTTTTGCAGCAGACGACCTAAGGAAGAAGATTGCTAAGCTGCAGCAAGGGACTCTCTCTGATGCTGTTAAGTCTCAAATCGGGACTTTAACAAGTCAATTAGAGGATATTTTGGATCGGGAAAATACTACGTGGAAGCAAAGGAGTAAAACTCACTGGTATCGAGAGGGGGATCGGAATACAACTTTCTTCCACGCACAAGCATCCAAGCGACGGAAGCAAAATCAGATAAATGGCCTTTTCAATGATGCGGGGCAGTGGTGCAACTCCCATGATGATCTAGAGAACATTATCTTAGACCACTTTGGTGCCATTTTTCCAGTTCAAAGCCATCTCCTGAGATAA